A DNA window from Halostella salina contains the following coding sequences:
- the gnd gene encoding phosphogluconate dehydrogenase (NAD(+)-dependent, decarboxylating), whose product MQLGVIGLGRMGRIVVERTLAAGHDVVAFDIDEESVAAAAEAGATPADSVRNLADRLGEDKRIWLMVPAGDAVDAALDDLEPHLDGDDVVVDGGNSHFEDSVRRADYTDAAYLDCGTSGGPAGAELGFSLMVGGPEWAYEELEPVFDAVATGPDGHDRMGPAGSGHYVKMVHNGVEYALMQAYGEGFELLHEGRYDLDLEAVARTWNNGAVIRSWLLELCEEAFREEGTDLGTVADHVAGGSTGTWTVQEALEQEVPLPLIYAALSERFGSRATGDGAGRFSRRLANRLRYGFGRHEVAREE is encoded by the coding sequence ATGCAACTGGGCGTCATCGGACTGGGGCGGATGGGGCGGATCGTCGTCGAGCGAACGCTCGCCGCGGGCCACGACGTGGTCGCCTTCGACATCGACGAGGAGTCGGTCGCGGCGGCCGCCGAGGCGGGCGCGACCCCGGCCGATTCGGTTCGGAACCTGGCGGACCGGCTGGGCGAGGACAAGCGCATCTGGCTGATGGTGCCGGCCGGCGACGCCGTCGACGCCGCGCTCGACGACCTCGAACCACATCTCGACGGCGACGACGTGGTCGTCGACGGCGGTAACTCCCACTTCGAGGACTCCGTGCGCCGCGCCGACTACACCGACGCCGCCTACCTCGACTGTGGCACCAGCGGCGGGCCGGCCGGCGCTGAACTGGGCTTCTCGCTGATGGTCGGCGGGCCCGAGTGGGCCTACGAGGAACTCGAACCCGTGTTCGACGCCGTCGCAACCGGTCCCGACGGGCACGACCGGATGGGCCCGGCCGGTTCGGGTCACTACGTGAAGATGGTCCACAACGGCGTCGAGTACGCGCTGATGCAGGCGTACGGCGAGGGGTTCGAACTGCTCCACGAGGGCCGGTACGACCTGGACCTCGAAGCCGTGGCGCGCACCTGGAACAACGGGGCGGTGATCCGCTCGTGGCTGCTGGAACTGTGCGAGGAGGCGTTCCGCGAGGAAGGCACCGACCTGGGCACCGTCGCGGACCACGTCGCCGGCGGCTCCACCGGCACCTGGACGGTGCAGGAGGCCCTCGAACAGGAGGTGCCACTCCCGCTCATCTACGCCGCGCTCTCCGAGCGGTTCGGGTCGCGGGCGACCGGCGACGGCGCGGGACGGTTCTCCCGGCGGCTGGCGAATCGGCTACGGTACGGCTTCGGTCGGCACGAGGTCGCTCGGGAGGAGTGA
- a CDS encoding zinc-dependent alcohol dehydrogenase family protein yields the protein MRAVVLQDHGEPLAVEDVERPEAGPDQVVVETEACGVCRSDWHAWQGDWEWVGAQAQPGQVLGHEPAGVVSEVGEDVETLREGDRVAVPFTLADGTCPHCRQGHANVCETVLPLGFTSVAPGAFAEAFPVRAADYNAVRLPDGVDAVDMAGLGCRFATAFHGLAHRADLSAGDWVAVHGCGGVGLSAVHVADALGANVVAVDIEDEKLDAASDLGADETLNAADADSVGAETKALAGGGAAVAVDALGVAETCRNALSSLGSRGQHLQIGLTTGEEGGEIALPTDEMVMKEVDFLGSFGMPPTSYDEIFRMIERGKLNPGAIVSETIGLGDVPDRIAAMSEFDTVGIPVVTEF from the coding sequence ATGCGAGCCGTCGTGCTGCAGGACCACGGGGAGCCGCTCGCCGTCGAGGACGTGGAGCGACCGGAGGCCGGCCCGGACCAGGTCGTCGTCGAAACCGAGGCCTGCGGGGTGTGCCGGAGCGACTGGCACGCCTGGCAGGGCGACTGGGAGTGGGTCGGCGCGCAGGCCCAGCCCGGACAGGTGCTCGGCCACGAGCCTGCGGGCGTCGTCAGCGAAGTGGGCGAGGACGTGGAGACGCTCCGAGAGGGCGACCGCGTGGCCGTCCCCTTCACGCTCGCCGACGGCACCTGTCCACACTGCCGGCAGGGACACGCGAACGTCTGCGAGACGGTGCTCCCGCTGGGTTTCACGAGCGTCGCGCCGGGCGCGTTCGCCGAGGCGTTCCCGGTCCGGGCGGCCGACTACAACGCCGTGCGCCTTCCCGACGGCGTCGACGCGGTCGACATGGCCGGCCTGGGCTGTCGGTTCGCCACCGCGTTCCACGGCCTCGCCCACCGCGCCGACCTCTCGGCGGGCGACTGGGTCGCCGTCCACGGCTGCGGCGGCGTCGGCCTCTCGGCGGTCCACGTCGCCGACGCGCTCGGCGCGAACGTCGTCGCGGTCGACATCGAGGACGAGAAGCTCGACGCCGCGAGCGACCTCGGGGCCGACGAGACGCTGAACGCCGCCGACGCCGACAGCGTCGGGGCCGAGACGAAGGCGCTCGCCGGCGGCGGCGCAGCCGTCGCCGTCGACGCGCTCGGCGTCGCAGAGACCTGCCGCAACGCGCTGTCCAGCCTCGGCAGCCGCGGCCAGCACCTCCAGATCGGCCTGACGACCGGCGAGGAGGGCGGGGAAATCGCGCTCCCGACCGACGAGATGGTGATGAAGGAGGTCGACTTCCTCGGCTCGTTCGGCATGCCGCCGACCAGCTACGACGAGATATTCCGGATGATCGAGCGCGGGAAGCTGAACCCCGGTGCGATCGTTTCGGAGACGATCGGCCTCGGCGACGTGCCCGACCGGATCGCCGCGATGAGCGAGTTCGACACGGTCGGGATCCCCGTCGTGACGGAGTTCTGA
- a CDS encoding DUF4175 domain-containing protein has product MGKGITGFIGIAGLVITLVAAGYVARGPLTGGTLPPRVHLIGAAAWIVVGLVTFLWGTRKFTASTERPEPERGRLRMYKR; this is encoded by the coding sequence ATGGGAAAAGGCATCACCGGCTTCATCGGCATCGCAGGGTTGGTAATAACGCTTGTGGCCGCGGGGTACGTCGCCCGCGGGCCGTTGACCGGCGGGACGCTCCCGCCGAGGGTACATCTCATCGGTGCAGCGGCGTGGATCGTCGTCGGACTGGTCACGTTCCTCTGGGGCACGCGGAAGTTCACCGCCAGCACCGAGCGCCCCGAGCCCGAGCGCGGGCGCCTGCGGATGTACAAGCGCTGA
- a CDS encoding spondin domain-containing protein gives MAHHTTRRRLLRGSGSLAMLALAGCLGGDDDGMDDGTTSAADGMDDDGMDDDGMAETSTDEEGGMNEGEDSMMETATVTVRVENAAPVDFYPDDASTNGAVWFTPGAYAVHTGENPVYTAGEVASVGLEALAEAGPPTGFEGEPGLVDELGDSMDVVHAGAYTPEDTVADPNDPMGEVPGAPPIAPGGAFEFDVEAEPGHRLSLASMFVPSNDVFVSADSAGIPLWPEDGGPVDGDVSDHLLFLDAGTEPNAEPPGFGPDQAPAQDAPAQGDDENGVVRPLSAVDDGHDYPAVTDAIRVTLTPQ, from the coding sequence ATGGCACACCACACGACGCGACGACGCCTGCTCCGTGGCTCCGGTAGCCTCGCGATGCTTGCGCTCGCCGGCTGTCTCGGCGGCGATGACGACGGCATGGACGACGGAACCACCTCCGCGGCGGACGGCATGGACGACGATGGAATGGACGACGACGGGATGGCCGAAACCAGCACCGACGAGGAGGGCGGGATGAACGAGGGGGAGGACTCGATGATGGAGACGGCGACGGTGACGGTTCGGGTCGAGAACGCCGCCCCGGTCGACTTCTACCCCGACGACGCCTCGACGAACGGCGCGGTCTGGTTCACCCCCGGGGCGTACGCCGTCCACACCGGCGAGAACCCGGTGTACACGGCCGGCGAGGTGGCCTCCGTCGGGCTCGAAGCGCTCGCCGAGGCCGGCCCGCCGACCGGGTTCGAAGGCGAACCGGGTCTGGTCGACGAGCTCGGCGACTCGATGGACGTCGTCCACGCAGGGGCGTACACGCCCGAAGACACCGTCGCGGACCCGAACGACCCGATGGGCGAGGTGCCGGGTGCGCCGCCGATCGCACCCGGCGGCGCGTTCGAGTTCGACGTCGAGGCCGAACCGGGGCACCGCCTCTCACTGGCGTCGATGTTCGTCCCGTCGAACGACGTGTTCGTCTCGGCCGATTCGGCGGGGATCCCGCTCTGGCCCGAGGACGGGGGCCCGGTCGACGGCGACGTGTCGGACCACCTGCTGTTCCTCGACGCCGGGACCGAGCCGAACGCCGAGCCGCCCGGGTTCGGGCCGGACCAGGCACCCGCACAGGACGCGCCGGCCCAGGGGGACGACGAGAACGGGGTCGTCCGGCCGCTCTCGGCGGTCGACGACGGCCACGACTACCCCGCCGTCACGGATGCGATCCGGGTGACGCTGACGCCGCAGTAG
- a CDS encoding CopD family protein — protein MSLLDTAIRTTHLLFAALWVGSVLFVTLAVLPAARDGHLNADPLERITGSLTTISRASAAVLFLTGGHMAATGYPGRNLLETTNGNLVLVMLALWLVLAALVEVGSSKLTDGLQQKKVRAPAREYLSLFRAASVVGILLLVDAGLISTNALI, from the coding sequence ATGTCACTCCTCGACACGGCGATACGGACCACGCATCTGCTGTTCGCGGCGCTGTGGGTGGGCAGCGTCCTGTTCGTCACGCTCGCCGTGCTGCCGGCAGCACGGGACGGCCACCTCAACGCCGACCCGCTCGAACGGATCACCGGGAGCCTGACCACTATCTCGCGGGCCAGCGCGGCGGTGCTGTTCCTGACCGGCGGGCACATGGCGGCCACCGGCTACCCCGGTCGGAACCTGCTGGAGACGACCAACGGGAACCTCGTGCTGGTGATGCTCGCGCTCTGGCTGGTGCTTGCTGCGCTGGTCGAGGTCGGGAGTTCGAAGCTGACCGACGGGCTCCAGCAGAAGAAGGTCCGCGCGCCGGCCCGGGAGTATCTCTCCCTGTTCCGGGCGGCGTCGGTCGTCGGGATCCTCCTGCTCGTCGACGCCGGCCTCATCTCGACGAACGCGCTCATCTAG
- a CDS encoding metal-dependent hydrolase has translation MMVTTHAFAGLALASAVVAVAPELAVPAAVGGAAGGVFPDLDIVSAHRKTLHFPVYYSLLAVPTVGIAVAAPDPLTVAVALFLVSAAIHSVSDAVGGGLELKPWEGTSERAVYVHPTGTWVRPRQWIRYDGSPEDFVLGAVVAVPALLTFDGTVRTAVIAALATSLVYTVVRKRIVEYAPEWME, from the coding sequence ATGATGGTGACGACCCACGCGTTCGCCGGCCTCGCGCTGGCGAGCGCCGTCGTCGCGGTCGCGCCCGAACTCGCGGTTCCCGCGGCGGTCGGCGGTGCCGCGGGCGGCGTTTTCCCCGACCTCGACATCGTCAGTGCACACCGAAAGACGCTCCACTTTCCGGTGTACTACAGCCTGCTCGCCGTGCCCACAGTGGGGATCGCGGTCGCCGCGCCCGACCCCCTCACGGTCGCCGTCGCGCTGTTTCTCGTCTCGGCGGCGATCCACTCCGTCAGTGACGCGGTCGGTGGCGGACTCGAACTGAAGCCGTGGGAGGGGACCTCCGAGCGCGCCGTGTACGTCCACCCGACCGGGACCTGGGTCCGTCCCCGGCAGTGGATCCGCTACGACGGCTCGCCCGAGGACTTCGTGCTCGGCGCGGTCGTCGCCGTGCCGGCGCTGCTCACCTTCGACGGGACCGTCCGGACCGCCGTCATCGCCGCGCTCGCCACGTCGCTCGTGTACACGGTCGTCCGCAAGCGGATCGTCGAGTACGCGCCCGAGTGGATGGAGTGA
- a CDS encoding glutathione S-transferase N-terminal domain-containing protein, protein MSDITLYELDGCPYCEKVHERLQELDIDYESVWVDGLHSERDEVARVSNQRSVPVLVDETYGVTMGESERILEFIEATYA, encoded by the coding sequence ATGAGCGACATCACGCTGTACGAACTCGACGGCTGCCCGTACTGCGAGAAGGTCCACGAGCGCCTGCAGGAACTGGACATCGACTACGAGAGCGTCTGGGTCGACGGGCTCCACTCCGAGCGCGACGAGGTGGCCCGCGTCTCGAACCAGCGGTCGGTACCGGTTCTCGTCGACGAGACGTACGGCGTGACGATGGGCGAGTCCGAACGCATCCTGGAGTTCATCGAGGCGACGTACGCGTAG
- a CDS encoding MazG nucleotide pyrophosphohydrolase domain-containing protein, whose translation MDAQRRVAAFVERHDLHADPAYRALDLESEVGEIAKELAESTDYGASPTDADVATDELGDALFALLALADSLDADAGAALEEALDKYERRIDETGTAASGE comes from the coding sequence ATGGACGCACAGCGACGCGTCGCGGCGTTCGTAGAGCGGCACGACCTGCACGCCGACCCTGCCTATCGGGCGCTCGACCTCGAATCGGAGGTCGGCGAGATCGCGAAGGAACTCGCCGAGTCGACGGACTACGGTGCGTCCCCGACCGACGCCGACGTGGCGACCGACGAACTGGGCGACGCGCTGTTCGCGCTGCTGGCGCTGGCCGACTCGCTCGACGCCGACGCGGGGGCGGCGCTGGAGGAAGCGCTCGACAAGTACGAGCGGCGGATCGACGAGACCGGGACGGCGGCCTCCGGCGAGTGA
- a CDS encoding MutS-related protein yields MRLEEFWGVGPKTRELLTEALGVEAAVEAIESGDVRTLTAAGLSRGRATRILRRATGEAGMDTLATSDAREVYKELLELARAHAVTRDAADRIQVLTPTASHEARVDRLDAVLSARDAWTALDEATRDTVLDAFESYDETGGGERPAVEAALALHDAGVTEGPFSPIADVDPEALADAADALAALDDGRVREGADEELDDLRAALAAAESLSADAVGVVDTVQDDGVRGTDAFRQSFLDHVTDETGVTVDRVRDAMPADAADATDFVARTLRELTDDLRTAVDEREHAVARDLRGEVAAAREDVDVAVEAVDDIAFHLSLARFAAAHDLTRPTFVDDGVAVVGARNLTLAANGEDVQPVTYALGEHGVTAADVTPASRRAGGPSDAEVGVPGDERISVLTGANSGGKTTLLETVCQVVLLAAMGLPVPAERAEVATFDAVVFHRRHASFNAGVLESTLRSIVPPLTESDRTLTLVDEFEAITEPGSAADLLHGLVRLAVDEGALGTFVTHLADDLEPLPEAARTDGIFAEGLTPDLELEVDYQPRFGTVGRSTPEFIVSRLVADSSDRAERAGFETLAEAVGHETVQRTLAEAWEERSAGGG; encoded by the coding sequence ATGCGACTGGAGGAGTTCTGGGGCGTCGGGCCGAAGACCCGCGAGCTGTTGACCGAGGCGCTCGGCGTCGAGGCCGCCGTCGAGGCGATCGAATCGGGGGACGTTCGGACGCTGACGGCCGCGGGGCTGAGCCGCGGCCGGGCGACGCGCATCCTGCGCCGCGCGACCGGCGAGGCCGGGATGGACACCCTGGCGACGAGCGACGCCCGCGAGGTGTACAAAGAACTGCTCGAACTGGCGCGGGCGCACGCGGTCACCCGCGACGCGGCCGACCGGATCCAGGTGCTCACGCCGACCGCGTCCCACGAGGCGCGCGTCGACCGGCTGGACGCCGTCCTCTCGGCGCGGGACGCGTGGACCGCGCTCGACGAGGCGACCCGCGACACCGTGCTCGACGCGTTCGAGTCGTACGACGAGACCGGGGGCGGCGAGCGCCCCGCCGTCGAGGCGGCGCTGGCGCTCCACGACGCGGGGGTCACGGAGGGGCCGTTCTCGCCCATCGCCGACGTGGACCCCGAGGCACTCGCCGACGCCGCCGACGCGCTGGCGGCGCTTGACGACGGCCGGGTCCGCGAGGGAGCCGACGAGGAACTCGACGACCTGCGGGCGGCGCTGGCCGCGGCCGAATCGCTGTCGGCCGACGCCGTCGGCGTCGTCGACACTGTCCAGGACGACGGCGTGCGCGGCACCGACGCGTTCCGGCAGTCGTTCCTCGACCACGTCACGGACGAGACCGGGGTGACGGTCGATCGCGTGCGCGACGCGATGCCGGCCGACGCGGCGGACGCGACCGACTTCGTCGCCCGCACGCTCCGGGAGCTGACGGACGACCTGCGGACGGCGGTCGACGAGCGCGAGCACGCGGTGGCCCGCGACCTGCGCGGCGAGGTGGCGGCGGCCCGCGAGGACGTGGACGTGGCGGTCGAGGCGGTCGACGACATCGCCTTCCACCTCTCGCTGGCGCGCTTCGCGGCGGCGCACGACCTGACGCGGCCGACGTTCGTCGACGACGGCGTCGCGGTCGTCGGCGCGCGGAACCTGACGCTCGCGGCGAACGGCGAGGACGTACAGCCCGTCACCTACGCGCTGGGCGAGCACGGCGTGACGGCGGCCGACGTGACGCCCGCCTCGCGGCGCGCCGGGGGGCCGTCTGACGCCGAGGTCGGCGTCCCCGGCGACGAACGGATCTCGGTGCTGACCGGGGCCAACAGCGGCGGGAAGACGACGCTGCTCGAAACCGTCTGTCAGGTGGTCCTGCTCGCCGCGATGGGCCTGCCGGTGCCGGCCGAGCGCGCCGAGGTGGCGACGTTCGACGCGGTCGTGTTCCACCGGCGGCACGCCAGCTTCAACGCGGGCGTGCTGGAGTCGACGCTGCGCTCCATCGTCCCGCCGTTGACCGAATCGGACCGGACGCTGACGCTGGTCGACGAGTTCGAGGCGATCACCGAACCGGGCAGCGCGGCCGACCTGCTGCACGGGCTGGTCAGGCTGGCGGTCGACGAGGGGGCGCTCGGCACGTTCGTCACGCACCTCGCGGACGATCTGGAGCCGCTGCCGGAAGCGGCCCGGACTGACGGCATCTTCGCGGAGGGGCTGACGCCCGACCTCGAACTGGAGGTCGACTACCAGCCGCGCTTCGGCACGGTCGGGCGCTCCACGCCGGAGTTCATCGTCTCCCGGCTGGTCGCGGACTCGTCGGACCGCGCCGAGCGCGCCGGCTTCGAGACGCTGGCGGAGGCAGTCGGCCACGAGACGGTCCAGCGGACGCTCGCGGAGGCGTGGGAGGAACGGTCGGCAGGTGGCGGGTAG